The proteins below are encoded in one region of Deltaproteobacteria bacterium:
- a CDS encoding bifunctional transaldolase/phosoglucose isomerase: MNNIQKAMELGQSIWLDYIRRSFITSGELEALIGQGLMGMTSNPSIFEKAITGSSDYDADLARLAGEGLTTGEIYDAITLQDIGMATDTFRPVYDATDQADGFVSLEVNPLLAADTESTISEGVRLFNALGRPNVMIKVPATPEGFPAIRTLIGMGINVNVTLIFSVGQYRKAAEAYLAGLEDLVSTGAKPVTVSSVASLFVSRLDTVVDGMLERMGLENPQGWTAIANAKMVYAEFLDIFSGPRWKKLAEAGGRAQRPLWASTSTKNPRYPDTMYVDELLGPRTVNTLPIATLHAFLDHGEPALTLATDFKEAREHLKHIRELGINLDTIMDTLLAKGIESFSASFRSIMAGISSKAAQLAGGDKALCMELGQYTKAVDQTLESIRDDRVLARIWSHDHTVWKPEPSGIAERLGWLNCPENMTGAIPRIEQLADQAGAAGYTHALLLGMGGSSLAPFVFRRTFGVATGHLDLAVLDSTDPSAVLEYTQRMDPAKTLFIVSTKSGTTTETLSFFRYFYNITAMAVGPAAGDHFIAITDPGSALERLAWEHDFRHIFLNDPNIGGRYSVLSYFGLVPAALIGMDVHTLLDQASRVAENCVSSNCPVAGDNAGGRLGAAMGHLATAGVDKLTIVASPAVMAFGAWLEQLLAESTGKEGKGILPVDAERMGEVDVYGDDRLFVYLRLDGDDTHDAAIDRLSGAGHPVIRINIKDLYDLGGEFFRWEMATAVAGHIMGINPFDQPNVESAKIQARVMLEEFKKEGKLPELTPTLEENGMVVYSSRKWTTLSEALNGFLALAQPGDYAAIQAYIAPTEGFAVLLDEFRTTIRDRWKIATTVGFGPRFLHSTGQLHKGDRGNGLFIQITSDDTTDVPIPDETGSDVSTVSFGILKAAQALGDRRALLDAGRRVIRFHLTGDVADGIQTLTREIN; this comes from the coding sequence ATGAATAACATTCAAAAGGCCATGGAACTGGGCCAGTCCATCTGGCTCGATTATATTCGACGTTCGTTCATCACCTCGGGCGAACTTGAAGCCCTCATTGGCCAGGGGTTGATGGGAATGACCTCCAATCCGTCCATCTTCGAGAAGGCGATCACCGGCAGCTCCGATTACGACGCCGACCTGGCAAGACTTGCGGGCGAGGGGCTCACCACCGGGGAGATCTATGACGCCATAACTCTTCAGGATATCGGCATGGCCACAGACACTTTCAGGCCGGTTTACGATGCCACCGACCAAGCCGACGGGTTCGTCAGCCTGGAGGTCAACCCCCTCCTCGCCGCCGATACCGAAAGTACCATCAGCGAGGGAGTAAGGCTATTCAACGCCCTGGGCAGGCCCAATGTCATGATCAAGGTCCCGGCCACACCCGAGGGATTTCCCGCCATCCGGACCCTCATCGGCATGGGAATAAACGTCAACGTCACCCTCATCTTTTCCGTCGGACAGTACCGTAAGGCAGCCGAAGCTTACCTGGCCGGCCTGGAAGATCTGGTATCCACCGGCGCGAAGCCGGTCACCGTCTCGTCGGTGGCCTCCCTTTTTGTCAGCCGCCTGGATACTGTTGTAGATGGAATGCTGGAGCGGATGGGGCTCGAGAATCCCCAGGGATGGACCGCCATCGCCAACGCAAAGATGGTCTATGCCGAGTTCCTCGATATCTTCAGCGGCCCCAGATGGAAAAAACTGGCTGAGGCGGGCGGGCGGGCGCAACGTCCCCTTTGGGCCAGCACCAGCACAAAAAACCCTCGCTATCCGGACACGATGTACGTGGATGAACTTCTTGGACCCCGGACAGTCAACACCCTGCCGATTGCAACTCTCCACGCTTTTCTGGACCACGGAGAGCCTGCCCTCACCCTTGCGACAGATTTCAAAGAGGCCAGGGAACACCTGAAACATATCAGGGAGCTTGGAATCAATCTGGACACCATCATGGACACACTCCTCGCCAAAGGGATCGAAAGTTTTTCCGCTTCCTTCCGTTCCATCATGGCAGGGATTTCATCCAAGGCGGCTCAGCTCGCCGGGGGAGACAAGGCATTATGCATGGAGCTTGGGCAATACACCAAAGCCGTGGACCAAACCCTGGAAAGTATAAGGGACGACCGTGTGTTGGCGAGGATCTGGAGTCATGACCACACAGTCTGGAAACCGGAACCTTCCGGGATCGCGGAAAGGCTTGGCTGGCTCAACTGCCCGGAAAACATGACCGGCGCGATTCCCCGGATCGAACAGCTGGCCGACCAGGCCGGTGCCGCCGGATATACCCATGCCCTTCTTTTGGGAATGGGCGGTTCCAGTTTGGCCCCCTTCGTTTTCAGGCGGACTTTCGGGGTGGCGACAGGCCACCTCGACCTTGCGGTCCTTGACAGTACTGATCCTTCTGCGGTTCTGGAATATACCCAGCGGATGGACCCCGCGAAAACCCTCTTTATCGTCTCCACCAAATCGGGGACCACGACAGAGACCCTCTCCTTTTTCAGGTACTTTTACAACATTACCGCCATGGCGGTTGGTCCAGCCGCCGGAGATCACTTTATCGCCATCACCGATCCGGGAAGCGCTCTGGAAAGGCTGGCATGGGAGCACGACTTTCGCCATATATTCCTGAACGATCCAAATATCGGCGGAAGATACTCGGTCCTTTCCTACTTCGGACTGGTCCCGGCCGCTCTCATCGGCATGGATGTTCACACCCTTCTCGACCAGGCGTCGAGGGTGGCCGAGAACTGCGTATCCTCCAACTGTCCCGTTGCCGGAGACAACGCCGGAGGCCGTTTGGGCGCGGCCATGGGTCATCTTGCCACGGCGGGGGTCGACAAGCTGACCATCGTCGCGTCTCCAGCCGTCATGGCCTTTGGCGCATGGCTGGAACAGCTTCTGGCAGAGAGTACAGGCAAGGAGGGGAAGGGTATCCTCCCTGTGGATGCTGAAAGAATGGGTGAAGTGGATGTCTATGGGGATGACCGCCTTTTCGTCTACCTGAGACTTGATGGCGACGACACCCATGACGCGGCCATTGACAGGTTATCCGGTGCCGGACACCCGGTGATCCGAATCAACATCAAGGACCTGTATGACCTGGGTGGGGAGTTCTTCCGTTGGGAGATGGCCACTGCCGTGGCCGGGCACATCATGGGAATCAATCCGTTCGATCAACCCAATGTCGAGTCCGCCAAGATACAGGCACGCGTAATGCTTGAAGAGTTCAAGAAAGAGGGGAAACTTCCGGAACTCACACCCACCCTGGAAGAAAACGGGATGGTAGTCTATTCCAGCCGAAAATGGACTACCTTATCCGAGGCCCTGAATGGATTTTTGGCCCTCGCCCAGCCCGGAGATTACGCGGCCATTCAGGCGTACATAGCACCTACAGAGGGTTTTGCCGTGCTCCTGGATGAATTTCGCACCACGATCCGCGACCGGTGGAAGATCGCTACCACCGTTGGGTTCGGACCCAGGTTTCTCCACTCCACCGGCCAGCTGCACAAGGGGGACAGAGGCAACGGGCTGTTCATCCAGATCACGTCCGACGATACCACTGACGTTCCAATCCCCGATGAGACGGGATCGGATGTTTCAACAGTGTCCTTCGGGATCCTTAAAGCCGCCCAGGCGCTGGGTGACCGCCGGGCGCTGCTGGACGCCGGGCGCAGGGTTATCAGGTTTCACCTGACCGGGGACGTAGCCGACGGGATCCAGACACTGACGAGGGAGATTAATTGA
- a CDS encoding DUF2064 domain-containing protein: protein MSSLLILFTRYPVPGKAKTRLISVLGEQGAADLHREMTEHTLAAVQPPGGGVIEIQVRFSGGDMAAMKGWLGESLDYVPQGDGDLGSRMERAFRESFANGCRKVVLIGSDCPELGWGHVEEALILLDDNPIVLGPSTDGGYYLIGIRSEVPERLFDAVFRNISWGTGQVLSETINAVAGTGLDLGLLDDLDDVDEPEDLVHWERAVTATPKTHRELTLSIVIPTFNEEEWIGSLLEGLEAVPEVEVIVSDGGSTDRTLEICRAYQVHVVDSHPGRVAQMNRGAEAAHGDILLFLHADTRLPDGFERLIGEAMSREHVVAGAFRFAVDHRSTAMRIIERLANRRSRLGIVFGDQALFVRAPAFRLAGGFPDQPIMEDYQLMRHLRRQGRVVLLDEAAVTSARKWREKGAFRVTFVNQLVTWLYVLGVGPESLARMYRRLIG from the coding sequence ATGTCTTCTCTCCTGATCCTCTTTACGCGATATCCGGTCCCGGGGAAAGCCAAGACCCGGCTGATCTCCGTCCTCGGTGAGCAGGGGGCGGCCGATCTCCATCGGGAGATGACCGAGCACACGCTGGCCGCCGTTCAGCCCCCCGGTGGCGGTGTTATAGAGATACAGGTCCGCTTTTCCGGGGGGGACATGGCGGCCATGAAGGGCTGGCTGGGTGAGAGCCTGGATTATGTACCCCAGGGAGACGGCGACCTGGGATCCAGGATGGAGCGGGCCTTCAGGGAGTCGTTTGCGAACGGTTGCCGGAAGGTTGTCTTGATCGGCTCAGACTGCCCTGAACTTGGTTGGGGCCATGTAGAGGAGGCCCTGATCCTTCTGGACGACAACCCGATCGTCCTGGGACCGTCTACCGATGGGGGCTACTACCTCATCGGCATCCGGTCAGAAGTACCGGAGAGGCTTTTTGATGCGGTTTTTCGAAATATCTCCTGGGGCACCGGACAGGTCCTGTCGGAAACGATCAACGCGGTGGCCGGGACCGGTCTGGACCTCGGACTTCTCGACGATCTGGACGATGTGGACGAACCGGAGGACCTTGTCCACTGGGAAAGGGCCGTCACTGCGACCCCGAAGACGCACCGGGAACTTACCCTGTCCATTGTCATTCCTACCTTCAACGAGGAAGAGTGGATCGGTTCCCTCCTTGAAGGGTTGGAAGCGGTCCCCGAGGTCGAGGTGATCGTTTCTGACGGCGGAAGTACCGACAGAACCCTGGAAATCTGCCGGGCATATCAGGTTCATGTCGTCGATTCCCACCCCGGGCGCGTCGCTCAGATGAACCGGGGGGCCGAGGCGGCACATGGAGATATCCTCCTGTTTCTTCATGCGGATACAAGATTGCCGGACGGTTTCGAACGGCTCATCGGGGAAGCCATGTCCCGGGAGCATGTCGTCGCGGGCGCCTTCCGCTTCGCGGTGGATCACCGGTCCACTGCCATGAGAATCATCGAGCGGCTCGCCAACCGGCGCTCCCGTCTGGGGATCGTCTTCGGGGATCAGGCGCTCTTCGTCAGGGCACCCGCGTTCAGACTGGCCGGAGGCTTTCCTGATCAGCCCATCATGGAAGACTACCAGCTGATGCGGCACCTCCGTAGGCAGGGCCGGGTAGTCCTACTTGACGAGGCTGCGGTAACCTCCGCCAGGAAGTGGAGGGAGAAAGGCGCCTTCCGGGTGACCTTCGTCAACCAGCTTGTCACCTGGCTTTACGTCCTTGGAGTCGGACCCGAATCACTTGCAAGGATGTACCGGCGGCTGATCGGGTGA
- the glk gene encoding glucokinase translates to MLLAGDIGGTKTVLAVFSPEMGPRKPLMEAVYRSADYSNLEEISADFLGKAGFSVHRASFGVAGPVIRGKASVTNLRWNLDKDYLSRRLRIPEVHLLNDLEAMAYALPDTAPSDLRRLNMGTPEPRGTMAVIAPGTGLGEAFLTWDGKRYKAFPSEGGHGDFAPNTPLEGELLKNLQGKMDHVSLETVCSGRGIPNIYGFLKEAGFGEEPPWLSERIQAADDPTPVIMNTALDDFQTSPLCTKAVEMFVSILGAAAGNLALTVMSTRGVFLGGGIPPRILAALQNGRFMESFARKGRMGAFLKKIPVHVILNPKLALVGAACFGMEVKITP, encoded by the coding sequence ATGCTCCTTGCCGGAGACATAGGCGGCACGAAGACTGTTCTGGCGGTATTCTCCCCTGAGATGGGGCCCAGAAAGCCACTGATGGAGGCCGTTTACCGAAGCGCTGATTATTCCAACCTGGAAGAAATATCGGCCGACTTCCTTGGAAAAGCCGGTTTTTCAGTCCACCGTGCCAGCTTTGGCGTCGCAGGCCCGGTAATCAGGGGGAAGGCCTCGGTGACAAATTTACGGTGGAACCTGGACAAGGATTACCTGAGCAGGCGGCTTCGTATTCCGGAAGTACACCTTCTCAACGACCTGGAAGCCATGGCCTACGCCCTCCCCGACACGGCGCCATCGGACCTGCGCCGGCTGAACATGGGCACACCAGAGCCCCGCGGCACCATGGCGGTCATCGCTCCCGGGACCGGCCTGGGCGAAGCCTTCCTGACGTGGGACGGCAAACGTTACAAGGCCTTCCCTTCCGAGGGAGGACATGGCGATTTCGCCCCCAACACCCCCCTTGAGGGCGAACTTCTGAAAAACCTCCAGGGAAAAATGGATCACGTCAGCCTTGAAACGGTCTGCTCGGGAAGGGGTATACCCAACATTTACGGGTTCCTCAAGGAAGCTGGGTTCGGTGAAGAGCCCCCCTGGCTGTCAGAGCGGATTCAGGCAGCGGATGACCCCACTCCCGTCATTATGAACACAGCCCTTGATGACTTTCAAACCAGTCCCCTGTGCACAAAAGCCGTTGAGATGTTCGTTTCCATCCTCGGGGCCGCGGCAGGAAACCTCGCCCTCACGGTCATGTCCACGAGGGGTGTTTTTCTTGGGGGCGGGATACCTCCCCGCATCCTTGCCGCGCTGCAGAACGGCCGTTTCATGGAGTCGTTTGCCCGGAAGGGCCGAATGGGGGCTTTTCTGAAAAAGATTCCGGTACATGTTATTCTTAACCCCAAGCTCGCCCTGGTGGGGGCGGCCTGTTTTGGCATGGAGGTCAAAATAACGCCATAA
- a CDS encoding RNA polymerase sigma factor, translated as MREIRDEALAARAAKGDLDAFEELVNRHRAAVYQMARAVTGSHADADDAAQETFIRAYRSLGSYDSRRPFRPWLRKITYNTSLNILRTATNRARRFLPGEALQPPDPSPNPEEEVESRESRRGIEAAVKSLSFELRTTLHLRAAEGLSYQDIARVTGVRIGTVMSRLSRAREKVLGSLQAAEGLPEGGEGT; from the coding sequence TTGCGGGAAATCAGGGACGAAGCCCTTGCGGCCCGGGCGGCAAAGGGCGATCTCGATGCGTTCGAGGAACTGGTCAACCGGCACCGGGCGGCAGTCTACCAGATGGCGAGGGCCGTCACCGGCAGCCATGCTGATGCTGATGACGCGGCCCAGGAGACCTTCATCCGGGCATACCGGTCACTGGGTTCCTACGATTCCCGCCGGCCCTTCAGGCCGTGGCTCAGAAAAATTACCTACAACACGAGCCTCAACATACTCAGAACGGCCACCAACAGGGCCCGCAGGTTCTTACCGGGCGAAGCGCTCCAGCCCCCGGACCCTTCCCCCAATCCGGAGGAGGAGGTGGAGAGCCGGGAGTCGAGACGCGGGATCGAGGCGGCCGTGAAAAGCCTGTCGTTTGAGCTTCGTACCACCCTTCATCTGAGGGCGGCAGAGGGCCTGTCATACCAGGATATCGCCAGGGTCACGGGGGTCAGAATAGGAACCGTCATGTCGAGGCTGTCCCGGGCCAGGGAAAAAGTCCTCGGGAGTCTCCAGGCGGCCGAGGGCCTGCCTGAGGGAGGTGAAGGAACGTGA
- a CDS encoding TVP38/TMEM64 family protein codes for MTQDKVRDRKSGLWKPALLLGVIVAIVVLSSVFHVGDKLIALRDWIHSLGILGPIAFMLIYAVATVAALPGSALAIVAAALFGPWIGVITVIIAATVGASLAFLVSRYFAREAIVRWLSRNEKFQRLDNLTEKHGDIIIAITRLVPIFPFNLLNYGFGLTKVSFRTYVMWSGLCMLPGTILYVVGSAALFKAIAEGRVPWVLIVVVAMMLGIITVLARQARQRLRDG; via the coding sequence ATGACTCAGGATAAAGTCCGCGACAGGAAGTCAGGTCTTTGGAAGCCTGCCCTGCTCCTGGGCGTCATCGTTGCCATCGTTGTTCTTTCCTCGGTTTTCCATGTGGGTGACAAGCTGATTGCACTGCGGGACTGGATACACTCCCTGGGTATCCTGGGCCCCATCGCGTTTATGTTGATCTACGCGGTTGCTACGGTGGCCGCACTTCCCGGATCCGCTCTTGCCATAGTCGCCGCCGCTCTCTTTGGTCCGTGGATTGGGGTCATCACGGTAATTATCGCCGCCACGGTGGGGGCGAGCTTGGCTTTCCTGGTCTCCCGGTACTTTGCCCGGGAGGCCATAGTCAGGTGGCTTTCAAGGAATGAGAAGTTCCAGAGGCTCGACAACCTCACAGAAAAGCACGGCGATATCATTATCGCCATCACCAGGCTGGTGCCCATCTTTCCGTTCAACCTTCTCAACTATGGTTTCGGACTGACGAAGGTTTCATTCCGGACATATGTCATGTGGTCGGGGCTCTGCATGCTTCCCGGCACGATCCTTTATGTTGTGGGGTCCGCCGCCCTTTTCAAGGCCATTGCGGAAGGGCGCGTTCCGTGGGTTCTTATCGTTGTCGTGGCCATGATGCTTGGCATAATCACCGTTCTTGCCCGACAGGCCAGACAAAGGCTGCGGGATGGTTAA
- a CDS encoding PAS domain S-box protein, whose protein sequence is MRKKSVTTLLLFLFLSPAIWPAYSHSATKTKTIRVGIYQNKPLVFMDEAGNPQGIQVDLLRHTASREKWELKFVPCVWEECLIELADDRIDLMPAIGYSKARAELFDFSAEPVLMNWGVVYVGKNSGIRSLPDLEEKRVAVLRGDSHYLAFRALAEQFELNSKFVLVDTYPDVFITLQAGKADAGIVNRLFGAINDSGYDIEKTPIIFDPVKPRFAAPKGKSQDILSALDRDLRAMKADENSLYDRSIKNWLGMGAGQRLPGWLKLVFILCAVLVLLLGGGTVLLSTAVRTRTRHLREEIERRKRGEAVLRESEERYRTLFDFTSDSIFLLDSEGGILDVNATAVDHYGYSQEEFKNMTVKNLAAPDLVFRVDEQVRKVLDGGAMFLSRNLKKNGTEMQIEVHARPVIIAGRKSMLAVVRDITERKGMEEKLRRSEESLARAQRIAHMGNVDWNLVSGRIVGSDEAFRIFGLASGQFDGTFDAFLDRVHPEDLEMVRKAVEDVLKGKHVDSLEHRIVRPDGDVRYVSESARISFDESGNPARMVVTILDITERRKLEDRIRHAHQMESLGLLAEGIAHDFNNMLTGILGNASLAEMKLPPDSPAIFYTRKIINAAQQAGELANQMLAYSGKGRLVLDDVDLSAVIQGMEKILATAVGKNVNITYHLSDTLPVIEADVSQIRQVVTNLIINAAESIGDDVGVIVVTTGMMKCDRSYLDQIRFAGDLSEGWYVLLDISDTGRGMASTIWDRIFEPFFTTKEFGRGMGLAAVLGIVKGHGGGVRIQSEPERGATFRVLLPATEEPRDKPVEPPPEENLEGVRTVLVVDDEEIIRDLARDMLETEGFQVLTAPDGPEALKIFRNRLDEIDLVLLDMTMPKMGGDEVFYEMKNIRGDIPVILSSGYDESIATGPFESGLFAHDGLAGFIQKPYSAADLVRKIKKTLSPR, encoded by the coding sequence GTGCGGAAAAAGTCCGTCACAACCCTGCTTCTATTTTTATTCCTGTCCCCGGCTATCTGGCCGGCTTATTCCCACAGTGCTACGAAAACAAAAACAATCAGGGTCGGGATCTACCAGAACAAGCCCCTCGTGTTTATGGACGAGGCCGGAAACCCCCAGGGGATCCAGGTGGATCTTCTCCGTCACACCGCCTCCCGGGAAAAGTGGGAGCTTAAATTCGTTCCCTGTGTCTGGGAAGAGTGTCTCATAGAGTTGGCGGATGACCGTATCGACCTGATGCCGGCCATCGGTTATTCCAAGGCAAGGGCCGAACTATTCGATTTTTCCGCCGAACCGGTGTTGATGAACTGGGGAGTGGTATATGTCGGGAAAAACAGTGGAATCCGGTCCCTCCCGGACCTGGAGGAAAAAAGGGTGGCCGTCCTTCGCGGCGACAGCCATTATCTGGCGTTCCGTGCCCTGGCCGAGCAGTTTGAACTGAACTCGAAATTCGTTCTGGTTGACACGTACCCTGACGTTTTCATAACACTCCAGGCAGGGAAAGCGGACGCGGGCATTGTCAACCGCCTTTTCGGAGCCATAAACGACAGCGGGTATGATATCGAAAAAACTCCAATTATTTTCGATCCGGTTAAACCCAGGTTCGCCGCACCCAAGGGGAAGAGTCAGGACATTCTGTCTGCCCTGGACAGGGACCTGAGGGCAATGAAGGCTGACGAAAACTCCCTTTACGACAGATCCATAAAAAATTGGCTCGGAATGGGAGCCGGGCAAAGGCTGCCGGGGTGGCTGAAGCTGGTCTTCATTCTTTGTGCTGTGCTTGTGCTCCTCCTGGGGGGCGGGACCGTTTTACTGTCGACCGCGGTCAGGACACGGACCAGGCATCTCAGAGAGGAGATAGAGAGGCGTAAACGGGGTGAGGCGGTCCTCAGGGAGAGCGAGGAGAGGTACCGGACGCTCTTTGACTTTACCTCTGACAGCATCTTTCTCCTCGATTCGGAGGGGGGCATCCTTGATGTCAACGCGACTGCGGTGGATCACTACGGCTACAGTCAGGAAGAGTTCAAGAACATGACGGTTAAGAATCTGGCGGCTCCAGACCTCGTCTTCAGGGTGGATGAACAGGTTCGAAAGGTCCTGGACGGGGGGGCAATGTTCTTGTCGAGAAACCTGAAAAAGAACGGGACCGAGATGCAAATTGAAGTCCATGCCCGCCCCGTGATTATCGCTGGACGAAAGTCCATGCTGGCTGTCGTTCGGGATATCACCGAGCGTAAGGGAATGGAGGAGAAACTTCGCCGGAGCGAGGAAAGCCTCGCGCGGGCGCAGCGCATCGCACACATGGGAAACGTGGATTGGAACCTCGTCTCGGGTAGGATTGTCGGGTCGGATGAGGCCTTTCGCATCTTCGGTCTTGCCTCTGGGCAGTTCGATGGAACCTTTGACGCGTTTCTTGATCGGGTCCACCCGGAGGACCTGGAGATGGTCCGGAAAGCAGTAGAGGACGTTCTGAAGGGAAAACATGTTGATTCCCTGGAGCACAGGATCGTCCGTCCGGACGGTGATGTGCGCTATGTCAGTGAAAGTGCCCGGATTTCCTTTGACGAATCAGGGAACCCTGCCCGGATGGTCGTGACGATTCTCGACATCACCGAGCGCAGGAAACTTGAGGATCGGATCCGTCACGCCCACCAGATGGAGAGCCTGGGCCTCCTCGCCGAAGGTATAGCCCACGACTTTAACAACATGCTCACAGGCATCCTGGGAAACGCCAGCCTGGCCGAGATGAAGCTTCCCCCCGATTCACCTGCCATTTTCTATACCCGAAAGATCATTAATGCAGCTCAACAGGCGGGTGAGTTGGCCAATCAGATGCTCGCCTACTCCGGAAAAGGCCGCCTCGTGCTGGATGATGTGGACCTGTCCGCCGTAATTCAGGGGATGGAGAAGATCCTCGCCACGGCCGTGGGAAAGAACGTGAACATCACGTACCATCTTTCCGACACATTGCCCGTCATTGAGGCGGATGTCTCTCAGATAAGACAGGTAGTAACGAATCTCATAATTAACGCGGCGGAATCCATCGGCGACGACGTGGGAGTGATTGTGGTAACGACCGGAATGATGAAATGCGATCGTTCTTACCTCGATCAGATCCGTTTCGCCGGTGACCTGTCTGAAGGATGGTACGTTTTATTGGATATCTCGGATACCGGGAGAGGAATGGCCTCAACCATTTGGGACAGGATCTTCGAGCCGTTTTTCACCACGAAAGAGTTTGGCAGGGGGATGGGACTTGCGGCTGTCCTGGGGATTGTGAAAGGGCACGGAGGAGGTGTCAGGATCCAGTCGGAGCCCGAAAGAGGAGCGACGTTCAGGGTGCTGCTGCCGGCTACGGAAGAACCTCGTGATAAACCTGTGGAGCCTCCCCCGGAAGAAAATCTTGAGGGTGTCAGGACCGTACTGGTCGTGGACGATGAGGAGATAATCAGGGACCTTGCACGGGACATGCTCGAAACGGAAGGATTTCAGGTGCTCACCGCGCCTGACGGTCCGGAGGCACTGAAGATCTTCAGAAACCGCCTCGACGAAATTGACCTTGTCCTTCTGGACATGACCATGCCCAAGATGGGCGGCGACGAGGTGTTCTACGAGATGAAAAACATCAGGGGGGACATCCCGGTCATCCTCTCCTCCGGTTACGATGAATCCATCGCTACCGGTCCCTTCGAGTCGGGGCTATTTGCTCACGATGGCCTGGCCGGCTTCATCCAGAAGCCCTACTCGGCCGCCGATCTCGTCAGGAAAATCAAGAAAACCCTGTCCCCCAGGTAA
- a CDS encoding radical SAM/Cys-rich domain protein, translating into MNEFELRASGDQFQGLFATGIDVIQVNVGLMCNQSCLHCHLECSPRRAEVMDWPVMERVLDVAGQAKPRLMDITGGAPELNPHIRRFIFALRNGGHKVQVRTNLTAFLEPGLEGLAEAFREMDVQLVASMPCYLEENVCAQRGPGVYGKSVKAIRMLNSMGYGVDPDAQLNLVYNPGGAFLPGDQTALENAYRRELGEKFGIRFSRLLTITNMPIGRFLDNLRAKRKDAEYMELLRRSFNPWTLGGLMCRYQISVCWDGSLYDCDFNLALGYSMNHGAPDHIDKFDLTAVSGRRIVTGVHCYGCTAGGGSSCGGALVGAKVGPGFKVQRPTFKVQRSTFKVQCPTG; encoded by the coding sequence ATGAATGAATTTGAGCTACGGGCGTCCGGAGATCAGTTTCAGGGGCTTTTCGCCACCGGGATAGATGTTATTCAGGTCAACGTCGGCCTGATGTGCAATCAGTCATGCCTCCACTGTCATCTGGAATGTTCGCCTCGACGCGCCGAGGTTATGGATTGGCCGGTCATGGAAAGGGTGCTGGATGTGGCCGGACAGGCAAAGCCCCGGCTTATGGATATTACCGGGGGGGCCCCGGAGCTCAATCCCCATATCAGGCGCTTTATCTTCGCCCTGAGGAATGGGGGACACAAGGTACAGGTCCGGACTAACCTGACGGCGTTTTTAGAGCCTGGACTGGAGGGGCTTGCCGAGGCCTTCAGGGAGATGGATGTCCAACTGGTTGCGTCCATGCCGTGCTATCTCGAGGAAAATGTCTGCGCTCAACGGGGTCCGGGAGTGTACGGAAAAAGCGTCAAAGCCATCAGGATGCTGAATTCCATGGGTTACGGCGTTGATCCGGATGCCCAGCTGAACCTGGTATACAATCCCGGCGGCGCTTTCCTTCCCGGTGACCAGACTGCGCTGGAAAACGCCTACCGCAGGGAGCTGGGCGAAAAATTCGGTATCCGGTTCAGCCGCCTGTTGACCATTACGAATATGCCCATTGGACGTTTCTTAGATAACCTCAGGGCTAAGAGGAAGGACGCGGAATACATGGAACTTCTCCGAAGGTCCTTTAACCCCTGGACGCTGGGCGGCCTGATGTGTCGTTATCAGATAAGCGTCTGTTGGGACGGCTCTCTTTACGATTGCGATTTCAACCTGGCCCTTGGGTACTCCATGAACCACGGGGCGCCGGACCACATAGATAAGTTTGATCTCACTGCGGTTTCCGGGAGGAGGATCGTTACGGGAGTCCATTGCTATGGCTGCACTGCCGGCGGTGGATCGTCCTGTGGGGGCGCTCTGGTGGGGGCAAAGGTGGGTCCAGGGTTCAAGGTTCAACGTCCAACGTTCAAGGTTCAACGTTCAACGTTCAAGGTCCAATGTCCAACAGGATAA